A single genomic interval of Mucilaginibacter robiniae harbors:
- a CDS encoding carboxylesterase/lipase family protein produces the protein MKKLMMAMGSIICLAVLLSFITIRHANQPTPTVHITTGYISGVKSLTSNIVAYKGIPYAQPPVGQLRWTAPKLATPWTGVRACTQFGPSPYQGTPVPFSMWSEEFLIPKAPVSEDCLYLNVWAEAPPVRKKKPVLVWIYGGGFNSGGSAVPIYDGEAMARKGIVFVSFNYRVGVFGFFAHPELTRESAHHSSGNYGLLDQVAALQWVHQNIAAFGGDPNNVTIAGQSAGSMSVNCLMASPLTKNLFQKAIAESGAMVAGTERNENTLQHEEQHGLELAQQLHATTITDLRNLPAEQLQNTAKGYNKVIVDGYVLPESVHDCFAAGRQHQVPLLTGWNENEGFLYGSLQNAAGFKNLAQTLFSNQASVFLKFYPADDEAQAKQSQYNFGRDQHFGMQNYLLANQQSTSGQQQIYVYRFTRKLPATGAYVGYGAFHTGEVPYVYDNLKFVNRPWEPVDHKLAHTLSAYWANFVKTGNPNSNGLPSWPAYNTQNHQTMILSEQPHAQQMPDKEALDLLLRKWNK, from the coding sequence ATGAAAAAGTTAATGATGGCTATGGGCAGTATAATCTGTTTGGCCGTTTTATTAAGCTTTATAACTATCCGGCATGCTAATCAGCCCACTCCTACTGTTCATATTACCACTGGCTATATATCGGGCGTAAAAAGCTTAACCAGTAACATTGTAGCTTATAAGGGTATCCCATATGCACAACCACCTGTTGGTCAACTACGGTGGACAGCTCCAAAACTAGCAACACCCTGGACCGGCGTACGCGCTTGTACCCAGTTTGGCCCCAGCCCATACCAAGGTACACCAGTACCCTTTAGCATGTGGTCGGAAGAGTTTCTAATCCCTAAAGCACCCGTTAGCGAAGATTGTCTTTACCTGAATGTTTGGGCGGAAGCACCACCAGTCCGCAAGAAAAAACCGGTACTGGTTTGGATTTATGGAGGTGGCTTTAATTCGGGTGGCAGCGCTGTGCCTATTTACGATGGCGAGGCTATGGCTCGCAAAGGTATTGTATTTGTAAGTTTTAACTACCGGGTCGGCGTATTCGGTTTTTTTGCGCATCCTGAACTTACACGGGAGTCGGCGCATCATAGCTCTGGCAATTACGGATTGTTAGACCAGGTAGCCGCGCTGCAATGGGTCCATCAAAACATAGCTGCTTTTGGTGGGGACCCGAATAACGTAACTATTGCTGGGCAATCGGCCGGGTCAATGAGTGTAAACTGTTTAATGGCTTCGCCACTTACTAAAAACCTGTTCCAGAAAGCCATTGCCGAAAGCGGCGCTATGGTAGCCGGTACCGAGCGCAACGAAAACACACTACAACACGAAGAACAACATGGCTTGGAACTAGCTCAACAACTACATGCTACTACTATTACTGACCTACGGAACCTACCGGCTGAGCAATTACAAAATACCGCCAAAGGCTATAATAAAGTAATTGTAGATGGCTATGTTTTACCCGAATCAGTACATGATTGTTTTGCAGCCGGGCGGCAACATCAAGTACCATTGCTTACGGGTTGGAACGAAAACGAAGGCTTTTTATACGGCTCGTTGCAAAACGCCGCGGGTTTTAAGAACCTAGCGCAAACCCTGTTCAGCAATCAGGCTTCTGTCTTCCTAAAGTTTTATCCGGCTGATGATGAAGCACAGGCTAAACAATCCCAATATAACTTTGGTCGCGATCAGCATTTTGGTATGCAAAATTACTTGTTAGCCAATCAGCAATCAACCAGTGGACAGCAGCAGATATATGTTTACCGTTTTACCCGCAAACTGCCTGCAACAGGCGCTTATGTAGGCTATGGCGCTTTTCATACCGGTGAGGTACCTTACGTGTACGATAACCTAAAATTTGTGAACCGCCCTTGGGAACCGGTAGATCATAAACTAGCGCATACACTATCTGCCTACTGGGCTAATTTTGTTAAGACTGGTAATCCCAACAGCAATGGCCTGCCATCTTGGCCAGCTTACAATACTCAAAACCATCAAACCATGATATTAAGCGAGCAGCCACATGCACAACAGATGCCCGACAAAGAAGCACTAGATCTTTTACTGCGAAAATGGAATAAATAA
- a CDS encoding cysteine hydrolase family protein produces MAAGIYLLVLCMVNDNNDVLLVIIDPQNDFTHLDGAYAKKNYGLQQISRAKTNIIKLMEEKGHIPVVIVQSDYRPHQFEEGLSMGIPGTFGHQIDIPLDEAVTVIIKTAHSAFTSQSFTDHLKTQGYRKLFIAGFLAEYCVKETAEDALKNGFEVILINDCIGTGDSKQQVKIEVLEELKLQGAKVR; encoded by the coding sequence ATGGCTGCCGGTATTTATTTGCTAGTTTTGTGTATGGTTAACGATAATAATGATGTACTACTTGTAATTATCGACCCGCAAAACGATTTCACTCACCTTGACGGAGCTTACGCAAAGAAAAACTACGGTTTACAGCAAATATCGCGGGCAAAAACTAACATTATTAAACTAATGGAAGAGAAAGGCCATATACCAGTTGTAATTGTCCAGTCGGATTATAGACCACATCAGTTCGAAGAAGGCTTATCCATGGGTATTCCCGGTACATTTGGTCACCAAATTGACATTCCACTTGACGAGGCGGTAACTGTAATCATTAAAACGGCACATAGTGCTTTTACCTCACAATCTTTTACTGATCATCTTAAAACACAAGGCTATAGAAAACTCTTTATTGCTGGTTTTTTAGCTGAATATTGCGTCAAAGAAACAGCAGAAGACGCGCTAAAAAATGGCTTTGAAGTTATTTTAATCAACGACTGTATTGGTACTGGTGATTCTAAACAACAAGTTAAAATAGAAGTACTTGAAGAACTGAAGCTACAAGGAGCCAAAGTTCGTTAA
- a CDS encoding HD domain-containing protein encodes MQFEQAGNFIMNKLRQELPNHLYYHSIEHVQDVYEAAEMLAKQEGLSAYETQLLLTAARYHDAGFLKGSQDHEEESCRIAQENLPTYGYNEEEISRICGIIMATRLPQTPKNHLEEILADADLDYLGRDDFFAVGYKLFQELLSFGVLSTEEEWNKLQVRFLESHHYFTSTAIQLRQEKKQVHLALIKEKLKL; translated from the coding sequence ATGCAGTTTGAACAAGCCGGAAACTTCATCATGAACAAGCTTAGGCAGGAACTTCCTAATCATCTATACTATCATAGTATTGAGCATGTGCAGGATGTATATGAAGCGGCTGAGATGCTGGCTAAACAGGAGGGCCTATCTGCTTACGAAACACAATTGCTGCTAACCGCAGCCCGGTATCATGACGCTGGTTTTCTAAAAGGATCACAAGATCATGAAGAAGAATCCTGCCGTATTGCACAGGAAAATTTGCCGACTTACGGCTACAACGAGGAAGAAATCAGCCGCATTTGCGGCATCATTATGGCCACCCGGCTTCCGCAAACACCTAAAAATCATCTGGAAGAAATACTGGCTGACGCAGATTTAGATTACCTGGGCCGAGACGACTTTTTCGCTGTTGGCTATAAACTCTTTCAGGAACTATTGAGCTTTGGCGTTCTTTCTACCGAGGAGGAGTGGAATAAACTGCAAGTACGTTTTCTGGAAAGTCACCACTATTTTACCTCAACAGCCATTCAGCTTCGGCAAGAAAAAAAGCAGGTACACCTGGCACTGATTAAAGAAAAACTTAAGCTGTAA